One Proteinivorax tanatarense DNA segment encodes these proteins:
- a CDS encoding IS3 family transposase produces MEVKAASEKRRISVNSVLKKLGVSSSGYYSWKKRTTSNQELRKRSLCTEITEIYNESHQIYGAPKITSILKSRGHAVSEKTVGNYMKELGIKAIWVSPYTRTTIDPDFDSKLKNVLDRNFNPKAPNTVWVTDITYIPTITGFVYLTSVMDLYSRAIVGWHLSDSLSTAGVVKGIENSKRNNVLDTPVIIHSDRGVQYVSKAYLKATPAAKFIHSYSRKGNPWDNAVIESFHSLIKREWLNRYVIKNLMHAHELVFEYIDAFYNTKRIHGHCKMESPHEFEKKHAI; encoded by the coding sequence ATAGAGGTAAAAGCAGCCTCGGAAAAGCGCCGAATTTCAGTTAACAGTGTGCTTAAAAAACTAGGCGTTTCATCATCAGGTTATTATAGCTGGAAAAAGAGAACCACCTCAAACCAAGAGTTAAGAAAAAGATCTCTTTGCACAGAAATTACCGAGATATATAATGAATCACATCAAATATATGGAGCACCTAAGATCACTTCTATATTAAAATCCAGAGGGCATGCAGTATCAGAAAAGACTGTGGGCAACTATATGAAAGAGCTTGGTATTAAAGCAATTTGGGTAAGTCCTTATACGAGAACTACAATAGACCCAGATTTTGATTCTAAGCTTAAAAATGTATTAGATAGAAACTTCAACCCCAAAGCCCCTAATACAGTATGGGTAACAGATATTACTTATATCCCCACAATTACGGGATTTGTATATTTAACATCAGTAATGGACCTATATTCAAGAGCTATAGTAGGTTGGCATCTGTCAGATAGTTTATCTACTGCTGGGGTTGTTAAAGGCATAGAAAATTCTAAGAGAAATAATGTTTTAGATACTCCTGTTATTATTCATAGTGACAGAGGGGTTCAATATGTTTCAAAAGCATATTTAAAAGCAACTCCAGCTGCAAAATTTATTCACAGCTATTCAAGGAAGGGTAATCCTTGGGATAATGCTGTAATAGAATCATTCCATTCTTTAATAAAAAGGGAATGGCTTAATAGGTATGTCATTAAAAACCTTATGCATGCTCATGAGTTAGTCTTTGAATATATAGATGCTTTTTATAATACCAAAAGAATTCACGGTCACTGTAAAATGGAGTCGCCCCATGAGTTTGAAAAAAAACATGCTATATAA
- a CDS encoding Msr family ABC-F type ribosomal protection protein: MEQLCLELIDIEVSFLDRVVLDIPRLSVHQFDRIGIVGKNGEGKTTLLKLMEGTLSPNKGNVNRQVDFGYFDQTLKPTEKEVDYELLGKLSVPKTEIQNLSGGEQTRLRLAQLFSTYYQGMLIDEPTTHLDASGTDFLIEELKYYYGALVIVSHDRHLLDQLATKIWEIKNGIITEYAGNYSDYIDQKNLERKQQQQQHEKYVKDKNRLLKAAEDKMKKANKVTQTSKKVSKKDAKAKTNKMHMTKSKDTSQKSIQRAAKALEHRVEKLKAVEAPEEEKTLHFHQPPELRLHNKFPIMADRLTLKAGDKTLLKETSFQFPLGSTIAILGDNGAGKTTLLKHILSQGERLDVSPKVVFGTYQQMSYQFEKSETVLSFIKSKTDFQESKVRAALSSMNFKGNDLKKDVKQLSGGEAIRLTLCQLFLGRYNILVLDEPTNFLDLDCIIALEKFLKGYKGTVLLVSHDRAFVQRVADTVYEIKDKQLKLKK, from the coding sequence ATGGAACAACTATGCTTAGAACTGATAGATATAGAAGTATCATTTTTAGACCGTGTAGTGCTGGACATACCTAGGTTATCTGTGCACCAATTTGACCGAATTGGAATCGTTGGAAAAAATGGCGAAGGGAAAACAACCTTGCTAAAATTAATGGAAGGTACATTATCTCCTAACAAGGGTAATGTTAACCGCCAAGTCGATTTTGGCTACTTTGACCAGACTTTAAAACCAACGGAAAAAGAAGTTGACTATGAGCTTCTTGGAAAATTATCGGTTCCAAAAACAGAAATTCAAAACTTAAGCGGCGGTGAGCAAACCCGCCTTCGTTTGGCCCAGCTATTTTCAACATATTATCAAGGGATGCTAATTGATGAGCCAACAACCCATCTTGACGCCTCTGGCACAGATTTTTTAATAGAGGAGCTAAAATATTATTACGGCGCTCTTGTTATTGTAAGCCATGATCGTCATCTATTAGATCAACTGGCAACGAAAATTTGGGAAATTAAAAATGGTATAATAACGGAATATGCAGGTAATTATTCTGATTATATTGACCAAAAAAACTTAGAGAGAAAACAACAACAGCAGCAACATGAAAAGTATGTAAAAGATAAAAATAGGTTGCTAAAAGCAGCAGAAGATAAGATGAAAAAAGCCAACAAAGTAACTCAGACCAGCAAAAAAGTATCAAAAAAAGATGCTAAAGCAAAAACAAATAAAATGCACATGACTAAATCAAAAGATACAAGTCAAAAATCAATACAACGAGCTGCTAAGGCTTTAGAGCACCGTGTTGAAAAGCTAAAAGCAGTAGAAGCGCCAGAGGAAGAAAAGACTCTTCACTTTCACCAACCACCAGAGCTTAGGTTGCATAACAAGTTTCCAATTATGGCAGATCGGTTAACTTTAAAGGCAGGTGACAAAACACTATTAAAAGAAACTTCCTTTCAGTTCCCTTTAGGCTCAACTATTGCTATACTTGGAGATAATGGTGCCGGCAAAACCACTCTTTTAAAACACATTTTAAGCCAGGGTGAGAGATTAGATGTTTCGCCTAAAGTAGTTTTCGGCACCTATCAACAAATGAGTTATCAGTTCGAAAAATCGGAGACTGTTCTTTCATTTATAAAAAGTAAAACTGATTTTCAAGAAAGCAAGGTCCGTGCTGCCCTTAGCTCTATGAACTTTAAAGGAAATGACCTAAAAAAAGATGTCAAACAGCTTAGTGGAGGAGAAGCCATAAGACTTACTTTGTGTCAGCTTTTCCTAGGCAGGTATAATATACTTGTGCTGGATGAACCTACAAACTTTTTAGATTTGGATTGCATTATAGCACTTGAAAAATTTTTAAAAGGTTATAAAGGCACTGTGCTTTTAGTATCCCATGATAGGGCATTTGTTCAGCGGGTAGCTGACACCGTTTATGAAATAAAAGATAAACAGCTTAAACTGAAAAAGTAA
- a CDS encoding CPBP family glutamic-type intramembrane protease: MRKILGILGYSLLIVLIYDFILTAINLALVFFVDGEDTVAFYEASEISYILAVVVTFLIYTWITHLKGRKIAEKCRFKKIPWHKLVLCFIVGVVGVFISSAVLGLLERVNPGSIESHSENWAWMSDIRFGLVFLATGVAAPFIEEVMFRGLIFKKMEDKMSLTAIIIFQAALFGLIHGNLPQISYTFFAGITFGLLLIWTGSIWAPILAHVGNNVHAVVLSYSSFGPAMLDSDVYTYIYWFAFPVVFGFIMVYLFRTRVKFKASDVDVDVANMNSAIVHFQTLDYYNKNADKYTKDTIDINLRESRDMFAKHLNYGDHILDLGCGTGRDSKAFMEKGFKVTAVDGSKQMCKIASENLKQEVICKKFYELDMVNEFNGIWASASLLHVPSSELEDIFKKIAAALKPEGYLYVSFKYGDFEGVRKCGRHFTDLTEESLKSLIGNSWEMVEVKVTPDLKEGREDEKWLNAVLKRNNIKPQKL, encoded by the coding sequence ATGAGAAAGATATTGGGGATACTTGGTTATTCACTTTTAATTGTTTTAATCTACGATTTTATTTTAACTGCCATCAACTTAGCTCTAGTCTTTTTTGTAGATGGCGAGGATACTGTTGCATTTTATGAGGCATCTGAAATAAGTTATATTTTAGCGGTAGTGGTTACATTTTTAATTTATACTTGGATTACTCATTTAAAGGGTAGAAAGATAGCTGAGAAATGTAGGTTTAAAAAGATTCCTTGGCACAAACTTGTGCTATGTTTTATAGTTGGGGTGGTTGGGGTTTTTATTAGTAGTGCTGTTTTAGGTTTGCTAGAAAGAGTTAACCCTGGCTCAATAGAATCCCATAGCGAAAACTGGGCTTGGATGAGCGATATACGTTTTGGTCTTGTATTTTTAGCAACAGGTGTAGCTGCACCCTTTATAGAGGAAGTAATGTTTAGGGGACTTATATTTAAAAAAATGGAAGATAAAATGTCGCTAACAGCTATAATAATATTTCAAGCTGCTTTGTTTGGTTTAATTCATGGAAACCTTCCTCAAATATCTTATACATTTTTTGCTGGCATCACCTTTGGGCTATTACTAATTTGGACAGGGTCTATATGGGCGCCTATTTTGGCCCATGTAGGAAATAATGTTCATGCTGTGGTGTTATCTTATTCATCATTTGGTCCAGCCATGTTAGATAGTGATGTATATACATATATTTATTGGTTTGCTTTTCCCGTTGTTTTTGGTTTTATTATGGTTTATTTGTTTAGAACTAGAGTGAAGTTTAAGGCAAGTGATGTTGATGTAGATGTTGCTAACATGAATTCTGCTATTGTTCACTTTCAGACTTTGGACTACTACAATAAAAATGCCGACAAATACACAAAAGATACGATAGATATTAACCTTAGGGAAAGTCGAGACATGTTTGCTAAGCACCTAAATTACGGTGACCATATTTTGGACTTGGGGTGCGGAACGGGAAGAGATAGCAAGGCTTTTATGGAAAAAGGATTTAAGGTTACTGCCGTTGATGGGTCAAAGCAGATGTGTAAAATTGCCAGTGAGAATTTGAAACAAGAAGTTATCTGCAAAAAGTTTTATGAGCTTGATATGGTCAATGAATTTAATGGAATATGGGCAAGTGCGTCACTGTTACATGTGCCATCTTCTGAATTGGAGGATATTTTTAAAAAAATTGCTGCGGCACTTAAGCCTGAAGGATATTTGTACGTATCATTTAAATATGGGGATTTTGAAGGTGTTAGAAAGTGCGGCAGACACTTTACCGACCTGACAGAAGAAAGCCTTAAATCTTTGATAGGTAACAGCTGGGAGATGGTTGAAGTTAAGGTAACACCTGACTTAAAAGAAGGCCGGGAAGATGAAAAATGGTTGAATGCTGTGCTTAAGCGTAATAACATTAAGCCCCAAAAACTCTAG
- the mntA gene encoding type VII toxin-antitoxin system MntA family adenylyltransferase antitoxin, with amino-acid sequence MDRESLNQQLELFIKKVHKQYPIDFAYLFGSFVTDRYNGQSDIDLAFKLKEKYNDDEEVFIKGNIIDLGIKYFDRRVDVVLLHTAPPQLKYEVIKSGLVLKDSPNRASFESLTFREYFDFRYYSDIYNKALIKRIQG; translated from the coding sequence ATGGATAGGGAAAGTTTGAATCAGCAATTAGAGCTTTTTATTAAGAAAGTTCATAAACAATACCCTATAGATTTTGCATATTTATTTGGATCTTTTGTCACAGATAGATACAATGGGCAGAGTGACATTGATTTAGCATTTAAACTAAAAGAAAAATACAATGATGATGAAGAGGTTTTTATAAAAGGAAATATTATTGACCTAGGTATAAAGTATTTTGATAGGAGAGTGGATGTTGTACTTCTTCACACAGCCCCACCTCAACTTAAATATGAAGTTATTAAGAGCGGATTAGTATTAAAAGATAGTCCTAATAGGGCATCGTTTGAATCGTTGACTTTCAGAGAATATTTCGATTTTCGTTATTACTCTGATATCTATAATAAGGCTTTGATTAAGCGTATACAAGGATAA
- the hepT gene encoding type VII toxin-antitoxin system HepT family RNase toxin — translation MVNQNLILTKVAKLKEYLQFLEKVREYTKDKYLGDPFIYGSSERFLHLAIECVIDICNHIISDMGFRKPETNRDSILILYENGIISKELCESLSDMASFRNILVHDYVKLNRAMVYDIINSNLKDVELFNKEVVKLLT, via the coding sequence ATGGTTAACCAGAATTTAATTTTAACTAAAGTGGCTAAATTGAAGGAATACCTTCAATTTTTAGAAAAGGTGAGGGAATATACCAAAGACAAATATCTTGGGGATCCTTTTATATACGGGTCTAGCGAAAGATTTTTGCACTTAGCCATAGAGTGTGTAATAGATATATGTAACCACATTATTTCTGATATGGGATTTAGAAAACCAGAAACTAATAGAGATTCAATACTAATACTTTACGAAAATGGAATCATAAGTAAAGAGTTGTGTGAAAGCCTTTCTGATATGGCATCTTTTAGAAATATACTGGTTCATGATTATGTCAAACTAAATAGAGCAATGGTTTATGATATTATCAATTCGAATCTAAAGGATGTAGAATTGTTTAATAAAGAAGTAGTAAAGTTATTAACCTAG